A window of Companilactobacillus allii genomic DNA:
TGATTGATCTTTAGTGAATATCCACCAAGATGATATTCATCTAGGTCGTTTTTCAAAGACTTTAGTCGAGTTTTACTTATGGAGTTTCCGATAATAGACAAGGTGATCTTGTTATTACTGACGTCTTTTTTCGTAACGTAGACACTACTTAATTCTCCAGTAACAAATTGGTCCAACTGTGCTTCCACGTATGATTGTTTAACAATCGTACTAGCAGATATCATGCTGGGGATAATAATTATTACAGCTAAGACAATAGTGAAAACACGATTCTTCAACGGAATATCTAGTTTTTGACCACTTTGAAGTCGGAAGATAATGGTCCCAAGTAACGCTGATAGCGCGATGAAAAAAGCGTTGATCAAGAATAAATAAGCTGCACCACCAATAATCTGCCAATTTGTTTGGCTGATTCCATATCCAACGGTACAAAGTGGTGGCATTAATGCAGTGGCAATAGCGACACCGGGCAGAATATTACCTGGTGTCTTTTTTGATGCAGCAATAATTCCAGCAATTCCACCAAAGAATGCAATCAAAACGTCCCAAAGTGTTGGGGATGTCCGATTCATCAATTGTTCACTGGCCTCTTTCATTGGGGAGAGTGTGAAATAAATAGACGATGCGACTATACCGATGAGTAATTCAATAGCGAATAGTCGTGCTGACTTTTTCAAAAGCCCAGTATAACCACTACCAATGCTGTATCCAATACCAGTTATCGGAGCCATGATAGGTGATATTAACATGGCTCCAATTATTACTGGACTAGAATCCATGTTCAATCCGACACTAGCGATAATGATTGAACAAAAAAGTATGGCAAAATTAGACCAATCCAGTTTGAGATCTTCTCTAACACTAGAATCAATGGTATCAATTCTAAGTTCTGATTCTTCTTCTGATTGTTGATTCATGATTACTCCAAAAAGTTAATTTACCGGTTAAGGTCTTTTGGAATTTGTGGTGATAACTTGGCAGCGTGTTTCAATAAGAACGGAGCGAGTAATGTTGTAAGGATGATTGCTGAAATGATTGCTGAATAATAATCTGATGAAATCAACTTGGATTGATATCCAATCTGAGCAATAATCAAAGCCATTTCCCCACGAGATACCATACCTGCACCAACCATATATGATTCCGCAAAAGTGAAATGTGACAAATGTGCACCTAACCCGGCACCAAATAGTTTAGACAAGATTGCGACAATCGTCAAAGCAATAATGAACCAAAGGTCATTTTCGATACCACTAAGTGACATATTTAGACCGATACTCACAAAGAATACAGGGATGAAAATCGCATATCCAATCGGCTCGATACTGTGATCCACTTCTTCAAGCACTCTAGTCTGAGAAATAGCGATGCCTGCAAAGAAAGCCCCAACTACTGAGCTCAAGCCGATCAAGTCAGCTAAATAAGCCATACCAAAGCAGAGAATCATGGCCATAATCGTTGGGCCAACGGGAATAAATAGTTTTTCACCGATTCTTGCCATATAAGGTGCTAAGAATTTAACAACAAAGTAGATGGCAATAAAGAATAGTATCTGTTCTGTAAAAGTAAGTATCAAGTTTGTACCACT
This region includes:
- a CDS encoding DUF389 domain-containing protein; translated protein: MNQQSEEESELRIDTIDSSVREDLKLDWSNFAILFCSIIIASVGLNMDSSPVIIGAMLISPIMAPITGIGYSIGSGYTGLLKKSARLFAIELLIGIVASSIYFTLSPMKEASEQLMNRTSPTLWDVLIAFFGGIAGIIAASKKTPGNILPGVAIATALMPPLCTVGYGISQTNWQIIGGAAYLFLINAFFIALSALLGTIIFRLQSGQKLDIPLKNRVFTIVLAVIIIIPSMISASTIVKQSYVEAQLDQFVTGELSSVYVTKKDVSNNKITLSIIGNSISKTRLKSLKNDLDEYHLGGYSLKINQLTNGDYITTDAFNKYVKEQSSVKSSSSSETSLDKLQDKLMSSKYSDDIKDVYVGNMQDSKDEKHKVVVVKLTDTGKNDKDTLDKGIQKLVKKTISDSDVTVIYN
- a CDS encoding cation:proton antiporter; the encoded protein is MGFLGILVLILITTTIVGHYSSRMGIPAVIGQLLVGIILGPAILNWVKPTEFIHIFSEMGVIILMFIAGIESDLQLLKKYLKPSFLVAILGVIVPVALTYGVSLLFNLGVKESLFISVIFAATSVSISVAVLKELDVLNGKAGATILGAAVVDDILAVIILSVMVSLMGEGVKGSSSGTNLILTFTEQILFFIAIYFVVKFLAPYMARIGEKLFIPVGPTIMAMILCFGMAYLADLIGLSSVVGAFFAGIAISQTRVLEEVDHSIEPIGYAIFIPVFFVSIGLNMSLSGIENDLWFIIALTIVAILSKLFGAGLGAHLSHFTFAESYMVGAGMVSRGEMALIIAQIGYQSKLISSDYYSAIISAIILTTLLAPFLLKHAAKLSPQIPKDLNR